A stretch of DNA from Dioscorea cayenensis subsp. rotundata cultivar TDr96_F1 chromosome 4, TDr96_F1_v2_PseudoChromosome.rev07_lg8_w22 25.fasta, whole genome shotgun sequence:
AAATTCTGATTAGCTTTGCAGTCAATTAGTATTCATTGCTTACTTTGGATGAataaatttggatttgaataGAAACAGTGATCAATTTATGTGTCATTAAAGGGAGAGTATTTCAATTAGTGGTTTGCATTTGATTGTGTATGCTTGGCACTGCATTGATTTTGTCATGTCTTCAGATGGTTGTGAAGAATGAAGATTGATGAGAATAGTTTCATACTGTTGGTAGATCACCACATTTGTTCTGTTGCATGGAACAGTATACGTTAAGTAAATAATTGTACTTTAATTGGCAAGAAACAAAATATGTCTATTTTATTCCTACCTATTATTGGTGTGGCCGGTAGTCTCATAATATTATATTGGCTAATTGaactttgtattttcatttttttttttttttacatttatattCCTTACAAGATATAGTTGAGGTGACTCCATGTGAAATGGAAGCAATGTTTTCACCAATCTGTTTGTGTTTCATGGTTTTTAATATGCTTAGAAATAATTGAAGAGAAATTTGATTGACAATTTTacctttatttaaaattaagaaaagtatgagtttaaaaaataatttacctaGTTGTCAATGCATAACACCATATCAATTATAAATTCAAACATCCACAATGTTATGAAGCAACTTCTCGAACAGAATCATGAGCAGTTCTCTTGTTTGGAACTAACATGATCcaaaaatagatttattttatttttgcaaaaacacTGCCTTCGACCCAACATTGAacagaaattaaataataaaattaaaatctaaaatgaGATAAATTCCTAAACATAGACAAAACAACGGCTTTATTAGGAAATTACTTGAACAGTAAGTATATGATcaagatttgaagaaaaaaattcatcaatattatttttaaatattatttctaatttgCAGTTAAGCAGATACTAAGTAAATCCATATCAACCGTCCATCATATATTGCCATTCAATCTAACGCTCCAGAGGGCTTCATTTGACATCTCacattttaaatatgatttctaatttaaaactattatgtttaaatattatttctaatttgCTGTTAAGCAGATAAAAAATTTCCTACTCCGAATCAAACTTgagccaaaataaataaatccaaatcaACCGTCCATCTTATATCACCGATCAATCTATCGGTCCAAAGGGCTTCATTTGCCATCTCACATTAtaactaatgtttttttaaaatattatttctaatttcaaGTTAAGCGGATGAAAAGATTTCCTAGTCCGAGTTGAACTTGAATTTGAGTCGAAACATGTGAGTCCATATCAGCCGTCCATCACAATCCTGTGCCTATCATCTAACGGTCCAGAAGGCTTCATTTGATATCCAACGCATGTCTAAGTCTCTGTTGCTAGTGTATATAAATAAGCTCTTgttctctatatatttttttttcactaatttCCATTCGATTTTCGGTGAATTTCTTCAGCGAGCGGAGCAAAGAATCTCGTCAGTGCTCTTCGGTTCGATCGTTCTCGCAGTGTTTGATAGGTCTTCGATCGTTGTAGGTGAGTAATTCTTCTACATTTCGATCTATCTTTTGTGCTTAGGCGATGTTTTTTTGGGAGTTCGATTCGTGGTTTTGATCGCGGTTGTTTGTTTTTCCTGGTGATTCGAATGATCTGAGcttctttgttgttttcttctagggttttgatgCGTTATGgtgattattttctttcttttctttggtttttgatGTGTTCGATGTGATGTCTTGCTTGTTTATGGTTGGATGATCGGAAGCGAGTGCCTGTTTACCGGAATTCATCTCGTATAGGATTTGATGATCAGGAGAAATTTGAATAAACTTTTTGGGATAGAATGAAATTCTTGTGATCTTGTTTACCTgaacttgatttattttagatattattcttttttttttatcagattCGTAATGCTTGTGTGATGGGATCATTGCTGCTTTCCTATGATTTGTAAATCGGTGTTTTAGGGCTTGTTTTTTCAGTGAATTGTTTATGTCAAGTTAAATTCTTGTTTAAGTTAGGGTACTTCAAAAGAGGTTTTAATTTGCTTGCAATCAGTGTTTGGGAATCAGTATGTCGTGTAATAGTGCTAGGataatctataatttttttcacccTTGTTAGATTTGTTTACAATGTTTGATTTCGTTGTGTGCTATCAAACtgattttctttccttaatCTGGACCAGGATTTGCAGATAGAGTTTTGGTATAATTTTAATCATGAGGTTGACAAAGGGAAAGATGGTGGAGGTCTTGAACAGGAAGGATTTGTCCTCAAGCTTCTGGCAGCCAGCTGAGATCATATCAGGAAATGGACGGATGTATCAAGTGAAGTATTACTATTCTGGATACGAGGAAAGAGTGCCAAGAAAGTTCATTAGGCCTTGCCCTCCTCCAGTGATGAATTCTAAGAGTTGGATGACTGGTGATGTTGTGGATGCCTTTGTGAACAACGCATGGGCGCATGCAGAAGTTTTAAAGTTGGGTACTCAGAATTTTGGCATCGTTAGAATCCTTGGAACCACCAGGGTTTTTGGAACACGTGTGTCTGATTTCAGGTTACCGCAGTCATGGGAAGACAACAAATGGGTTATGGTTGATAAGGTGGTGccatctttcttattttctacttTTGAATTATGTTGTGTAATTATTTACTTGTTGATGATTGATCGTCGTATTGTCTAAACttttggattcttttctccagAATATAGTTTATCTTCCATAGGTCACATTCTTCTTTGCATGGATGCATTGAATAAATTgttatcttttgatttattatttttattttttttctcttatatggcgtctaataaatttaaatttgactGCAGAAGCCGACAAAATGCACCAAAGTAGTTACACAAAGAGGGACAAAACCTGCAAATTCAAGCCAAGGCTTATCTTTTAGTATTGCAACAATGGAGTCGAGAAACTGCTCACATGAACCCCTTCTCAGCAAAGGTTCCTGTGATTTTGATGATGCCCCAGGAAGGATTAGTAAAAGACCGCGCTCATGTCTGCCACCTCATGAGGATTGCACTGGAAGTAGCAGGAAGGTACAAGTTGCGAAGGAAAGGGAATGCCATCAACCAGTGTTTGTGCCTTCATCCCAATTACCAGAAAAAAGTGGATCCTCCAGGAAGATGAGAATTGTGACAGAAGGGAAAAGACACCTATTGAAGACCTTGCCTTCCGCTCAGTCATTAGACAAAGTAGACACTGTTGCTTCATCAGGTAAAGTGCTTGGTGAGAAATTCGTGCGTCCTTCCTTAAACAACAATGTCACAGCTGGATTTCTTGAAGATAACTTGGACTGGTTGAGACCTAATGaagataaatatttcattttgggGAGTCTCGACATGAGTGACTCTGAGTCTGTTGGTAGTTGCAGTATTAACAACATTCCACGTCAGTCTGCCAAGCGTCAAAAAACTAAGGCTTCCGGCAATGTGAATATCCAAGATCGTGATGTTGAAGCTCCTTTCAGATCAGCCAGTGAACATTGTGTTTCTCATAAAAACAAATTGGCAGCCAAAGACCATCGTCAAGAGTTAGATGCATACAGATGCACCATGTCAGCTTTACATGCATCTGGTCCCTTAAGCTGGGAAAATGAAACCTTGTTGACAAATCTCCGTCTTGAGCTTCATATATCGACTGATGAGCACTTATCAGAGGTAAGACATTTAGTGTCATCCAAAACACAGAGTAGGCATAGCTTTCGGGGGGCTATCCCCATGGTATTGTAGTGTTTCCTATTTATTGCTTCTTGAATCTTCTTGTTTTATGTGTTAGTAAATTCCCCAGCGGGAGCAAGCATGTAATTATTCTTCATTACCAAAAACTATTAGTTGAGACAGTGAATTTCAGAAGGAAGATATTGTATTTgttcattttaataaaatcataaaaggTGTTCTACATGAAATCTTAGAGATTCTTGTCTTGTCCATTCATGGGGACAATTTTGGCTCTACTGTGATCATGCCCTTATTTTATAAAGTATATCCGTTTTACCAGGGCTTGCAATAATTTATCTAAAGATTATGTTGCTGAAGTGCTTGCGGGTTTTTACCAAGACAAGCGGTAATTTTTTCTAGAGAATTTCAAGATTAGATTCATTTAGAAAGAAATCTGAAGATATCATCGCCTGCTATTTTTCACATTCAATTAGTTTGATCAAATTGATAGCTGAACTATGTTGCAGGAAGTCAGAAACAatgattaatttatatcatttttcattaaatattttctcCAAAGCTGGCTGAGGTAATAATTGTTTATAGAAAAGTATTTCAGGCTTTTTTAGAAATTAGCATGGTTCTTCTGAATTGTTGCTTAGGTCATTCTGagcaaaaatttatattctataCTAAACGATACCAGCACAGCTTCATTTATtacaatccttttttttttcctaatgttCTAATCATATTTTCAGGGCCAAAGTTGAAGGCTCATAAATCTGTTTCTGAATGTCGAAGATGATGATCAGGGTTTGCATCTTTCTTGCACATTGGCATTGATTCAATGTGGACTTTGATTTTTGTCTGTTTATTTTTAGAACTTTCTTCACTTTATTTACATCAGGCCATCTTTATGCCTATGATGTATTGTCAGCATTAAGAAGCATGATCAAGCTCATTTCACCTTTCCTAAAGTTGTTAAGATTGTTCCATTTAGTGATTACTTTGCATAGGCTAGGTGTTGTCACTGTCTTAGATTAAGCAAAGAAACACCATATTCCTTA
This window harbors:
- the LOC120257903 gene encoding uncharacterized protein LOC120257903 isoform X3, whose translation is MRLTKGKMVEVLNRKDLSSSFWQPAEIISGNGRMYQVKYYYSGYEERVPRKFIRPCPPPVMNSKSWMTGDVVDAFVNNAWAHAEVLKLGTQNFGIVRILGTTRVFGTRVSDFRLPQSWEDNKWVMVDKKPTKCTKVVTQRGTKPANSSQGLSFSIATMESRNCSHEPLLSKGSCDFDDAPGRISKRPRSCLPPHEDCTGSSRKVQVAKERECHQPVFVPSSQLPEKSGSSRKMRIVTEGKRHLLKTLPSAQSLDKVDTVASSGKVLGEKFVRPSLNNNVTAGFLEDNLDWLRPNEDKYFILGSLDMSDSESVGSCSINNIPRQSAKRQKTKASGNVNIQDRDVEAPFRSASEHCVSHKNKLAAKDHRQELDAYRCTMSALHASGPLSWENETLLTNLRLELHISTDEHLSEGQS
- the LOC120257903 gene encoding uncharacterized protein LOC120257903 isoform X1 translates to MRLTKGKMVEVLNRKDLSSSFWQPAEIISGNGRMYQVKYYYSGYEERVPRKFIRPCPPPVMNSKSWMTGDVVDAFVNNAWAHAEVLKLGTQNFGIVRILGTTRVFGTRVSDFRLPQSWEDNKWVMVDKKPTKCTKVVTQRGTKPANSSQGLSFSIATMESRNCSHEPLLSKGSCDFDDAPGRISKRPRSCLPPHEDCTGSSRKVQVAKERECHQPVFVPSSQLPEKSGSSRKMRIVTEGKRHLLKTLPSAQSLDKVDTVASSGKVLGEKFVRPSLNNNVTAGFLEDNLDWLRPNEDKYFILGSLDMSDSESVGSCSINNIPRQSAKRQKTKASGNVNIQDRDVEAPFRSASEHCVSHKNKLAAKDHRQELDAYRCTMSALHASGPLSWENETLLTNLRLELHISTDEHLSEVRHLVSSKTQSRHSFRGAIPMVL
- the LOC120257903 gene encoding uncharacterized protein LOC120257903 isoform X2, producing MRLTKGKMVEVLNRKDLSSSFWQPAEIISGNGRMYQVKYYYSGYEERVPRKFIRPCPPPVMNSKSWMTGDVVDAFVNNAWAHAEVLKLGTQNFGIVRILGTTRVFGTRVSDFRLPQSWEDNKWVMVDKPTKCTKVVTQRGTKPANSSQGLSFSIATMESRNCSHEPLLSKGSCDFDDAPGRISKRPRSCLPPHEDCTGSSRKVQVAKERECHQPVFVPSSQLPEKSGSSRKMRIVTEGKRHLLKTLPSAQSLDKVDTVASSGKVLGEKFVRPSLNNNVTAGFLEDNLDWLRPNEDKYFILGSLDMSDSESVGSCSINNIPRQSAKRQKTKASGNVNIQDRDVEAPFRSASEHCVSHKNKLAAKDHRQELDAYRCTMSALHASGPLSWENETLLTNLRLELHISTDEHLSEVRHLVSSKTQSRHSFRGAIPMVL